The following proteins come from a genomic window of Trifolium pratense cultivar HEN17-A07 linkage group LG4, ARS_RC_1.1, whole genome shotgun sequence:
- the LOC123920713 gene encoding 15.7 kDa heat shock protein, peroxisomal, with protein MADTIFGYPFRPFFLGHRPIFREYSASTPLLDWIESPTSHILKFNFPGLSKDEIKVQIEEGNILHVRGESGKEENFGKDSVWHVAERGTGNGDFSRMIELPENVKFDQIKAHVENGVLTVVVPKDAAPKSPKVRNINITSRL; from the exons ATGGCTGACACTATCTTTGGATACCCTTTTAGACCCTTTTTCTTGGGTCATCGTCCAATTTTTAGAGAATACTCTGCCTCAACACCACTCTTGGATTGGATTGAATCCCCAACTTCTCATATCCTCAAATTCAACTTTCCAG GATTGAGCAAAGATGAGATAAAAGTGCAGATTGAGGAGGGGAATATTTTGCATGTGAGAGGAGAAAGTGGGAAAGAGGAGAATTTTGGAAAGGATAGTGTTTGGCATGTAGCTGAAAGAGGGACTGGAAATGGGGATTTCTCAAGGATGATTGAATTGCCTGAGAATGTGAAATTTGATCAGATTAAGGCACATGTTGAAAATGGTGTTCTTACTGTTGTTGTTCCTAAAGATGCAGCACCAAAATCACCTAAAGTTCGAAACATTAATATCACTAGTAGGCTTTAA